The Daucus carota subsp. sativus chromosome 2, DH1 v3.0, whole genome shotgun sequence genome includes a window with the following:
- the LOC108208659 gene encoding histone H2B.3, with the protein MAPKAAEKKPAEKKPAAEKAPAEKKPKAGKKLPKEAGAGAVDKKKKRVKKSVETYKIYIFKVLKQVHPDIGISSKAMGIMNSFINDIFEKLAQESSKLARYNKKPTITSREIQTAVRLVLPGELAKHAVSEGTKAVTKFTSS; encoded by the coding sequence ATGGCTCCCAAAGCAGCAGAGAAAAAACCGGCCGAGAAGAAGCCCGCCGCCGAGAAAGCCCCGGCCGAGAAGAAGCCCAAGGCCGGCAAGAAGCTCCCCAAGGAAGCCGGCGCCGGCGCCGtcgacaagaagaagaagagagttAAAAAGAGCGTGGAGACCTACAAGATCTATATCTTCAAGGTGCTCAAACAGGTTCACCCTGACATCGGTATCTCCAGCAAGGCCATGGGGATTATGAACAGCTTCATCAACGATATCTTCGAGAAGCTCGCTCAGGAGTCTTCCAAGCTTGCGAGGTACAACAAGAAGCCAACCATCACTTCTCGGGAGATTCAGACGGCTGTGAGGCTTGTGCTCCCCGGTGAATTGGCCAAGCATGCTGTTTCCGAAGGCACCAAGGCGGTGACCAAATTTACTAGTTCTTAA
- the LOC108207480 gene encoding two-component response regulator ARR12-like, with protein sequence MSQEIYRVLVVDNDDTSRAESCAFLKGWQLYDVKAAKDANEALSMLRAEFFHLVIAEIDLPDMDGFQLMWQIHSRFKLPVVFMSTDRNVEAIIHALDEGAMRVITKPFVAEDFRYLWQLVILWQNKIQEEKGKGKADPDPNEDVGTSSSYRLI encoded by the exons ATGTCACAAGAAATATATCGAGTTTTGGTGGTGGACAACGATGACACTAGTCGTGCTGAAAGTTGTGCCTTTCTTAAGGGATGGCAATTATATGATG TGAAGGCCGCAAAAGATGCCAATGAGGCTTTAAGCATGTTGAGGGCCGAGTTTTTTCATCTAGTTATAGCTGAAATAGACCTTCCAGATATGGATGGTTTTCAGTTGATGTGGCAAATTCATTCACGATTCAAGTTGCCTGTTGTTT TTATGTCAACAGATAGAAATGTTGAGGCTATTATCCATGCACTTGATGAAGGGGCAATGCGTGTCATTACGAAGCCTTTTGTGGCAGAGGATTTTAGATATCTGTGGCAACTTGTGATTTTATGGCAAAATAAAATTCAGGAGGAG AAGGGAAAAGGAAAggcagatccagatccaaatgAAGATGTTGGCACATCGTCATCTTATCGTCTCATTTAA
- the LOC108208657 gene encoding tyrosine--tRNA ligase, chloroplastic/mitochondrial — protein MATASTLPCLLKTFFSHHHHKLSLLSISRHSHQYLSTLSLHSSSKTRCFSSSSSTNAPSPQKNIIKILQQRGLVESITSESLQTVCTATPLKVYCGFDPTAQSLHLGNLIGLIILSWFSRCGHVPVALIGGATGRVGDPSGKTLERPELDVKTLENNVSCISDIVRKILGDDAVILNNYDWWKDVTFLDFLKNVGRFARIGTMMGKESVKRRLEASESGLSFTEFSYQLLQGYDFVHLFDKMGVSVQIGGSDQWGNITAGTDLIRKILHTDGAYGLTFPLLLKSDGTKFGKSEDGAIWLSSSMLSPFKFYQYFFNVPDADVVKFLKILTFLSLEEINVIEEEMGKSGYVPNTAQRKLAEEVTRFVHGQDGLEEALKATEALKPGAETKLDWKTIEGIAEDVPSFSMKLDQVLNYGLVDLSVSTGLLDSKSAARRMLKQGGLYLNNCRVDSEGRKIEVEDIVEGKVLLLSAGKKNKMIVRIS, from the coding sequence ATGGCGACGGCTTCTACATTGCCATGTCTCCTCAAAACCTTCTTCTCACACCACCACCACAAGCTCTCTCTCCTCTCAATCTCACGCCACAGCCACCAGTATCTCtccactctctctctccacaGCTCCTCAAAAACACGCTGcttttcatcatcttcttcaacaaacGCACCCTCCCCACAAAAAAACATCATCAAAATCCTCCAACAAAGAGGCCTTGTAGAATCAATCACCTCAGAGTCACTCCAAACTGTTTGCACTGCCACTCCTCTTAAAGTCTACTGTGGCTTTGACCCAACTGCTCAGTCACTCCATTTAGGTAATTTAATTGGTCTGATTATTCTTTCTTGGTTTTCAAGATGTGGGCATGTCCCAGTTGCTTTGATTGGCGGGGCCACGGGTCGGGTCGGTGACCCATCTGGCAAAACCCTTGAAAGACCCGAACTTGATGTGAAAACTCTTGAAAATAATGTATCTTGTATTTCTGATATTGTTAGAAAGATTCTTGGTGATGATGCTGTGATTTTGAATAATTATGATTGGTGGAAAGATGTTACCTTTCTTGATTTCTTGAAGAATGTGGGTAGGTTTGCTAGGATTGGGACTATGATGGGGAAAGAAAGTGTTAAGAGGAGGTTGGAGGCGTCGGAGTCGGGTCTTAGTTTTACGGAGTTTAGTTATCAGCTTTTACAGGGGTATGATTTTGTGcatttgtttgataaaatgggGGTTAGTGTTCAGATAGGTGGGAGTGATCAATGGGGTAATATTACGGCTGGGACGGATCTTATTAGGAAGATTTTGCACACTGATGGTGCGTATGGACTTACTTTTCCTCTGTTGTTAAAGAGTGATGGGACTAAGTTTGGGAAATCCGAGGATGGGGCTATTTGGCTTTCGTCCTCTATGTTGTCTCCATTTAAGTTTTATCAGTATTTTTTTAATGTCCCAGATGCTGATGttgtgaaatttttaaaaattttaacctTTTTGAGTTTGGAGGAGATAAATGTTATTGAGGAGGAGATGGGGAAATCTGGGTATGTTCCGAATACGGCACAACGTAAGTTGGCTGAAGAAGTGACAAGATTTGTTCATGGACAAGATGGGTTGGAGGAGGCCTTGAAGGCAACCGAGGCCTTGAAGCCTGGTGCTGAGACTAAGTTGGATTGGAAGACGATTGAGGGGATTGCTGAGGATGTTCCCTCATTTTCTATGAAATTAGATCAAGTTCTAAATTATGGTCTGGTTGATTTGTCAGTTTCGACTGGTTTGCTTGATAGTAAATCTGCTGCTAGAAGAATGTTGAAACAAGGTGGATTGTATCTGAATAATTGTAGGGTTGATAGTGAAGGAAGGAAGATAGAGGTCGAGGATATCGTTGAAGGAAAAGTTCTGCTGCTATCTGCAGGCAAAAAGAATAAGATGATTGTCAGAATATCTTGA
- the LOC108208662 gene encoding actin-depolymerizing factor 2 gives MANAASGMAVHDDCKLRFLDLKTKRTFRFVVFKIEEKLKQVMVEKLGEPAESYDDFAACLPADECRYAVYDYEFLTPENVPKSRIFFVAWSPDTARVRSKMIYASSKDRFKRELDGIQIELQATDPTEMGLDVFKSRAN, from the exons ATG GCTAATGCGGCGTCTGGGATGGCTGTGCATGATGACTGCAAGCTGAGGTTCTTAGACTTGAAAACGAAAAGAACTTTTCGCTTTGTAGTGTTTAAGATTGAGGAGAAGCTGAAGCAAGTCATGGTGGAGAAGCTTGGTGAGCCAGCAGAGAGCTATGATGATTTTGCTGCCTGCCTTCCTGCTGACGAGTGTCGTTATGCAGTTTATGACTATGAGTTTCTGACTCCAGAGAATGTTCCAAAGAGCAGGATTTTCTTCGTTGCGTG GTCACCTGATACTGCAAGGGTGAGGAGCAAAATGATTTATGCAAGTTCCAAGGACAGATTCAAGAGGGAACTAGATGGCATCCAGATTGAGTTGCAAGCGACTGATCCAACAGAAATGGGGCTTGATGTGTTCAAAAGCCGAGCCAATTAA